The genomic DNA CAAAAGCGATTACCCTCTGCTTGATCTGCGGCTGCTTGCGCGCAACAGGGTCTTTGCCCTGTCATCGCTGGCGGCGTTCATCAATTATACGTCCTTTTTTGGCATAGTATTTTTCTTCAGCCTGTATCTGCAGTATGGGCGCGGCATGACCGTGCAGCAGGCCGGGCTGTTTCTGGCTTTGCAATCTGTGGTGCAGGTCATGACCACGCCAGTGGCGGCGCGGCTGTGTGGCAGCATTGATCCGGGGAAGGTCAGCGCCACGGGCATAGCCCTGTGCGGTCTGGGGCTTGTGGTGTGCGGGCTGTTGCGGGTAGATTCGCCCATGTATGTGCTGGTTTCGGCACAGTGTCTGCTGGGCATGGGCATAAGCCTGTTTGCACTGCCCAACACCTCCATCATTCTTGAAAGTGCGGGGCGCGACCGCGTGGGACAGGCGGCAGGCCTGACCGGGGCCGTGCGCACTGGTGGGCAACTGTTCAATATGGCTGTGATAACTCTGACGCTGGGCTTTTACCTTGGCAGCGAACCTGCGGGGGCGCACAATATTGATGCGTTTATGGGGGCCATGCGTGTGGACCTGATAGTTTTTGGCCTGCTCAACATACTGGCAGTGGGCTGCGCCCTTGCCCGCAATCGTCAATAAACAGGTTTTTTCTGCAATGCGCTGATGTTGCAGAATAAAAGCTTTTTGGGGCATGTCTAAAGTTTTTTTTGATCCTGCCGAAAAGAACGGCAGGACGGGAAACACCATGGCCGATGCAACCGCCGCGCAACTGCGCATGATGCTTCAGGGGTATGAACAGCAGCTGCTGGCAGCCCGACGCCTTGCACGGCTGAGAATGCGACGTAGAATGGCGGCAGGTGATGATCCCAACGATCCCGACCCCGCAACAAGGCGTCACCTGATGGTTGAAAAGGTGGCGCGTGAGCTTTACGAAGCACTGCTCTACACTGGCAGCGACAATCCCGTGGTCGAAGACATTCGCCAGGAACTTGGGCGAGAAGTAGGGCAGGAGGTGCAATTCACCTATCCTCCCGGCGGCAGATTGCGTATTGTGGGCCAGGGGCCAGAAGGCCTTGAGCCCTTGTCTGACGAAACACTGCGTGCATCGCGCAACGCCCTGTGGCGCGTCACGCGAAAAAAGGTTGACGAAAGCATGCTTGACGAGCCTGAGGCCGGGTAACCGGATGGCAGGCGACGCAGGCGGAGAGCACTATGGAAATTCAGGGAAAGATCAATAATTTTCTCGATCCTTACGGTACGGCATCGAGTCTTGACAAAAGCGGCGAAGCCAAGCTGAAGAACCGGGCCAGCTCCACCACCTCTGATGCTGCGCAGGGGGACACTGTAAGTGTATCGCAAGATGCACTGCTGTTGACCGAAGCTCGCCGCACGGCCCAGAACACGCCTGACGTGCGGGCCGAAAAGGTGGAGGCCCTGCGCATTCAGGTTTCTAACGGAACCTACAAACCTGACAGCAAGCTTATAGCCGCCAACCTTGTGCGCGAAGAACCGGGCCTGTTCCGGTAGCGCCGGGCTGACATAAACATGCCGAGCGGTCATGGGTAATTCCATGACCGCTCTTTTTTTATGCCTTCAGCCTGGGGGCGCGGCAGTTGCCCATACAGCGGCGCACCAAATGGCGGCACGGCGCCGAAAAACAGTTCGGCATGCTTTCTGCAATCTCCTCTGTGCCGGTATTCCGGCAAGGAGTCTGCGCCATGAAATTGACGATACTGCGCCATCCCATCTTCTGGATTACCACCGCCGCACTGCTGGTTTGCTGGGCCCTGCCCGCGCAGGCCGTGCGCATCAAGGATATCGCCACGTTTTCGGGCGTGCGCGACAACCAGCTCATCGGGTATGGGCTGGTTGTGGGCCTGGGGGGAACCGGCGACAAGAAGGACTCCGTCTTTACCCTGAGCTCCATGAAAAACATGATGGACCGCATGGGCGTTGGCGTAGACGCCTCGGCCCTGAAGATCAAGAACGTGGCCTCGGTCATGGTAACAGCCCGCATGCCTGTTTCGGCCAAGCCGGGCACACGGCTCGACGTAACGGTCTCTTCCGTGGGCGACGCCTCGTCCCTCTTGGGTGGCGTGCTGCTGCAAACCGCCCTCAAGGGCGTGGATGGCAAGGTATACTCCCTGGCGCAGGGCGCGTTGACTGTTGGCGGTTTTTCCGCATCGGGCAAGGCGGCCAGCACCACCAAGAACATCACCACCGTCGGCATCATTCCCGGCGGCGGCATTGTTGAAAGGGGCATTCCCTTTGAGTTCAACCAGCAGGACAAGCTCACGCTCAACCTGCGCGTGGGCGATTTTTCCACGGCGCAGCAGATTGCGGAACGCCTGAACGGTGCCATGGGCGGGCGTTATGCCCGTGCCGTGGATGCCACCAGCGTGACCATGGACGTGCCGCCGCAGTACCGCAACAACCTCGTGCCGCTCATGGCCTCGGTGGAAAACCTTGATGTGAGCCCCGATACCGCCGCAAAGGTGGTGGTGGACGAAAAGACCGGTACGGTTGTGCTTGGGCGCGATGTGCGCATTTCGCGCGCGGCGGTGGCCCACGGCAACCTGCAGATAACAGTGCAGGAAAGCGAGCAGGTTTCGCAGCCCGGCCCCTTCTCGCAGGGGCAGACCGTGGTAACCCCGCAGACAGAAACAAACGTGCGCGAAGAAGCGCGCCACCTCATGATGGTGGAAGGCGCAACCCTTCAGGAACTGGTGGACGGCCTCAACGCCATCGGGGCAACCCCCCGCGACCTCATATCCATTTTGCGGACCATGCAGGCTTCGGGTTCATTGCACGCGGATCTGGAGGTAATCTAAATGACCACGCCCATGTCAACCGCGCTTATTCCTCCTGAGGCCGGAGCGGGAGAAATTGCCCGCAACGAAATGCAGTCGCGCCTGGCGGGCCTTGGCAGCCTGGGCAGCAAAAAGATGGACCCCGCGCAAAAAGAAAAGAAACTGCGCGAATCGTGCGAGGGGTTTGAATCCATATTTATCCAGAAAATGTGGGAAGAAATGCGCAAAACCCTGCCCAAATCCACCTTGCTGCACGGCAAGGAGGAGCAGTTCTGGCAGGGTATGTACGATCAGGAACTGGCCAAAAAAATGACATCGGCTGGCGGTATTGGTCTGGCCGACATGATGTACGCCCAACTTTCGCGAGGGCTGGTTTCTGCCAGCCGAACCACAGCAACAGACGCCTCGGGCATGAGCCAGCCAGCCTTTACGCCCGAAGCCGCGCCCATGCTCACGCGTACCAACTCGCCCGAAGGCGACTACGAAGGCGGTTCCGCCTCCTCTGACGGCCACAGGCGCGCGTCCGGTCAGGCGGCATCGATTTATGGCGGCGTTCTGCCCACTCAGGATGCGGGGCACGTGGCCAACGGCTCTGCGGCAGCCGGCACCCTCACCGGAGATCAGGCATCTGCCGATGGGCAGAATCCCGAAGAAGCCGCCCGTCTTGCCCAGCAGGCCATGCAGGCATCTGCACAGCCAGAGCGGCACAAGGTCGTGCGCACTTCCAATGTTCCCAACATGAATTCCGGTCTCAATCTGGCCCGCATGGCGCAGTTTGAGGCGGGCAGCAAGCTTGGGGCCAATACCGTGCGACCGTCCATGCAACAGATGATGGGCATGGCTCAGCCCCAGAACCGTGTTCAGCAGCCCGGAGCAGTCTCCGGGCAATCTGCTGGCGGCGCGGGCATGGAGCAGGGATTTGCGCCCATGGAAATGCCCAACATGGATATTCCCCCGCTCACAGCCAGTGCTTTTGAAACGCAGGCTGGTGGGCAGCCCGCGCAAGCTGGCACACAGGCGTCCATGCAGGCCGCAATGCGCCCCGCGCAAGGGCAGCCCGGTCAGTTGCAGCCGCCGCAGCAGCCGCAGAAAGTACGCTTTACCACCAACGTGCCGCCCGCAGGCCGCGGCGGCAAGCAGGGGCTTATCCGTACACTGAATACTGATGGTTCTGGCCCCAATAGCCATGCTGGCGCGGGCATTGCTGCCTATCACGCCCAGCAGGCCCAACAGGGGCAGCCCGGCGGCATGCAGCCTGCGCAGGCGGCTCAGGCTGGCGGTGCACAGCCAGCGGCTCAGGTCAGCCCGCTGCCTATGGGGCCAGCAGGTTCTCCAGCGGCCATGGGAGTGAACCCGTCCTCGGCTCCGGCTGCCAGCCCGGTGATTACCACGGGCACGCCAATGCCAGCCCAGGGTGGAACGCCTGCCACTGCGCCGGGCATGGTCAGCCCCGTGCCACTCACCGGTGGACAGATATCGGTGCGGCAGAGCGGCAAGAATGCGGACAGCCGCAACGCGACCGCATCGGGAATACCGCCGCTTACAGCAACCGACGTGTACGGTGGCAGACAGTAGCTGACAGCGGGTCTCTGCACGTAGTTCCGCAGCCCTGCAGTGTCGGGCTTTTTGCGCCAGTGCCGCGCATAGGGAATAATTTTTCAGGCACGAAATTTGCTTGAATTGGGGCGGGGCGGCAGTTTCTGCATCCCCGCCGGGCCGCATAAATGCGCGGTTGGGAGCAAAAGTTCCTTGGAGGCACACATGCAAAACATCATTCATGAATCGCTTTCGCGTCAGGATAAGGCCCTGTGCCTGTTGCGCGATCTTCTTGAAGAAGAATACAGCAGCCTTCTCAGCCGCGATACAGATACCGTGGTGTCTCTGGAATTTTCCATTCAGGAACTGATCCGCCATCTGGCGGTTGAAAAGACCTTTGTCATCAAGCTGCTTGGTGGCATGCGCGTGGCGGAATATGCTGGCGTGCTCCCCGAAGATCTTGGGGCGGCCATGCTGGCGACCTTGCGCAGCATAGATACGAGCGAGCAGAGCGTGGCGCGGCAGGCCTCGCGCAATACCACGCTTTCGCTGGCCCTGCTTGACCAGAGCAGTCGCACCCTTCAGGCCCTTACAAGTCAGGCCATGCCGCCCAAGGCGGAAACCTACGGCCGCCGTGGCGGCATGCGCACCCAGCATCCCCAGGCAGCGCTGATCTCCGGGAGGCTGTAGTCATGCTCAGCGGTCTTTTTAATGTAGGGCAAACCGCCCTCAACGCCGCGCAAGCCTGGATTTCGGTCACTGGCAGCAATATCGCCAATGCCGATACCGAAGGCTACACCCGCCGGTATGTGGATCAGCGCGATGCGGGAACCCTCACCACCAAACCGGGCGGCGAGGGGCTGGGCGTTAACGCGCAGCAGATTCTGCGCTATTTCAACTCTTTTCTCGAAAGTTCCTACGTGACCCAGTCGAGCAATTCCTCGCGCTGGAGCGAGCAGGAAAACATCATGGGTTCGGTTGAAAGCCTGTTCAACGAGGCAAACCGTACAGGCGTAAGCGCCGCCATGAACAAATTTTTCACTGCCTGGAAGGATCTTGCCCAGCGCCCCGGCGACACTGCATCGCGTGAATCTCTGCTTTCGTATGCCGACAACCTCAGCGACATGCTTGGCAGCACGTCTGACAGCGTAAAGGCTCTGCAAAGCCAGATGGACGTGTCCATCGGGCAGGGGGTGGACCGCGTAAACGAGCTGGCCAAGAGCATTGCCTCGCTCAACAAGCAGATCAACGCCAATACCATTGACGGTGTCAGCAACCCCAATGCCCTGCTCGACCAGCGTGACATGCTCGTGCGCGAGATGGCCACCTACGTCAACGTTTCCACTGTGGACAAGGGCAACGGCGACTTTACGGTTTCGCTGGCCACCGGGCAGCCCCTTGTGCAGGGTATTAACACCAATTCGCTCGAAGTTCTCTCGGCCCGTGCAGAAAACCGGCTCTCCGTAGGTTCGTCCTACGGGGGCAAGGTGCAGTTTGATGGCTCCGACAGCCACGAATACACGGTCGAGATTCTTTCGGGTGGCAATGCTGTTGCTGCTGGTACCAGCGGCAACCCCACGTTTCGGGTTTCGCTCGATGGCGGCAAGACCTGGCTGCGCGACGAAAACGGCGCTGAACTGCATTACGAGATAAGCTCCAACGGTACCACCGTTGATCCGGTGCAGGTAAAGAACCTCAAGATTTCCTTCAGCTCTCTCAGCAATTTTACGGCTGGCGACAAGTTCGACATCATGCCCAAAACCGGGCTCTACTGGAACGAACCCACCCGTGGCCCGCAGAATGTTACGCCGCAGACCTTTTTTGACGGCACGGAAAACCAGAGCCGTGTGTCTGGCGGCAAGCTGACCACCTATTTCAGCATTCGCGACGACAACTGCGGCCGGTATATGGACGAGCTGGATGCCACGGCCAAGTCGCTTATCTGGGAAGTGAACCGCATCCACAGCCAGGGCGCGGGAACCTCGCTGCTCGACTACGCACAGGGTCAGCAGACTGTGCTCAATACCACCGTGCCCCTGGGTTCTGCCCAGACAGTTCTGCCCGATTCCGGCAAGATTCAGGCAGGCAACGTCAATTTCTACTTTTACGACAAGACCACGGGCAACTATGTATCATCTGGTCAGCTGGATTTTGACACAGCCACCGCTGGCGTGCAGAACTTTGACCCCACGGTGCATTCACTGGACGATGTGGCCGCCGCCATCAACAATACGTTTCCCACCCAGCTCGCCGCCACCATTCAGGACGGCAAGCTGGTGATAAGCTCGGCTGCGGGCAGCAACCTGCAGTTTGCCCTGGGTACGGACAGCACCGGCATGATGGCGGCCCTTGGGGTAAACACGTTTTTTACCGGCACGGACGCCAGCACCATAGCTGTGAACAGCCAGCTGCACGGCAATGTGAACTACATCGCGGCGGGGCAGGTAAACGGTCAGCAGCAGGTCAACAAGGGTGACAATGTCAATGCCTCGGCCATTGGCAAGCTGGCCGACACCAACGTGACCATCTCCACGGTGTGGAAAACCACCACCAACCAGACCATGGCGCAGTACTACGCCAGCCTTGTTACCACGGTTGGCGCAGACACCCGTCTGGCAAAAACCAACTCTGAGTATCACAAAACGCTCACCAGCGATCTTGATACGCAGGTAAGCTCTGCCTCCGGGGTAAACCTGGACGAAGAAATGGCCAACCTCATAAAATTTCAGCACTCCTACACGGCAGCGGCCAAACTTATCACCACCGCCGACCAGATGCTGCAAACCCTTCTTGGGCTTAAGCAATAGGAGACGATTATGGGTATTCGCGTTACACAAAGCAGAATGTATGACACCCTGACGAGCCAGATGCAGAAGAATCTGTCTGCGTACATGGAAAGCAACGAACAGGGCTCAACCCAGAAAAAGATCAACCGCCCTTCGGACGATCCTGCCGGAACCTATCGCGTTCTCACCACGCGTAACGATATTGAGGCGACCAATCAGTATCAGAGCAACGTTGATACGGCCAAGGGCTGGCTTACGCTGACTGACAACGTGCTTGGAACCCAGCTCAGTACCGCGCTTACAAGCCTGAAGAGCTTGGCAGAGCAGGCCGCTACGGGAACCTACACTGCGGCGAACCGCCAGCAGATTGCCTACCAGGCCCGGCAGATTTTTGGACAGATTCTCAATCTCTCCAACACCCAGTACGAGGGCAACAGCATTTTTGGCGGCCAGCGTTATGATCGCAGCGCCTTTCAGGAGGGGCTGGCCCTGACCAGCGCCGACACCAACTGGAATACGGCCATTCAGGCTGGCGGCTACTCCATTCAGGGGGCAGCCAAAACCTCGATGATGGTGCAGTTTACCAGCACCGGCACGCTGGACGGTGGCCCCCAGACCTTTCGCTGGTCTGAGGACGGCGGTACAACCTGGAATACGGGAACCACTGCTGGCAGAACCATGACGCTGAACGGCGTGACTGTAACGATGAACAGCGACATGGCCGTTACCGCGGCCGATGTTACCGCTGGCGCCGGCTCGCACAACGGTACCCTTGTGTATATCAGGCCCACCGCCGTGTACCAGGGTGACGACAACGATCCGCCGCCCACCATGACGGTCATGGGCGGGCCTGCGAACCTGGTCACGTCAGCTTCTGGCGCTTTTGGCGGCAACGTTCTGGTGCGTATGGACAGCGCGGCCAACCTTGCCTCGTCTGGTACAACGGTCAATTATTCGTACAGTACCGACAGCGGTTCAACCTGGATTTCGGCCACAGCCACCACCAACGGCTCAAACAATATGCGCCTGCTGGTTCCCAGCGGTTATGTGGATTTGGATGCAACAACAGTGGCGGGCAATACCGTTACCGCAGGAACGCAGATTCTGGTGCACCCCAACCGCGCTGATCTGAACCTGGAAATAATGAAAGACTCATATGTTTCCGTAAACAATGTGGGCAAGGATGTTTTTGGCGGTTATTACGAGGGTAAACCGGCTCTTGATTCTTCCACTAACCTGTTTGACATGGTTGGTGATTTTGTCAGCTATTGCGAAAACAACAATCAGGAAGGCTGCCAGCAAACCCTTACCAGAATCGCCAGTGTGCAGCAGAATGTTCTTACGCAGACTGCCCGCGTGGGCGGACTGGAAAACCGGGTTACGACCGCCAGTGACATGCTCAGCTTTCAAAAGGTAGACCAGCAGGAACGTTTGAGTTATACTGAAGACATAGACCTGACCGAGTTGCTGACAAAACTTACACGGCAGCAGTTGACATATCAGACAGTGCTTCAGTCTTCTTCAAAGATCATGCAGATGAGCCTGTCCAGTTATCTCTGATGTCGAATGACGGCAGAAGTGGCCGCCAGACTACCCCGGAGTCGCGTTAGTGGCTGCCCGGTTCGGTTCAAGCAACGATATAATAACGGAAGCACCTATGCTCATATTGACGCGACGCCCAGGAGAAAGCCTTTATCTGGGCGAAAATATACGCATAACTATCCTGGGCATGCAGGGCAAACAGGTCAAGCTAGGCCTGGAAGTGCCCGATGACACCACGATTTATCGCGAAGAAGTGTACAAGCGGGTTGTTGAAGAAAACCGTCGCGCCCTTGAAACCAGTACTAACGACCTCATGGTGGCTGCTGAACTATGGCACGAAACAAAGAAATAGAAATCGACACCCGTCTTGGACGTCGCTGTATCGATGCGGACAAGGTTATCCACTTTCCCCGCGGTCTGGCTGGTTTTGAAAACGAGCGGGACTTTGTCCTGCTGCAGATCAGGCCAGAAGCACCGCTGCTCATCCTGCAAAGCGTGAGTACACCGGTTGTTGGACTGCTGGTTGCTGATCCTTACAGCTTTTTTGACAAATCCTACGCGCCGCAAGTGGGAGACGCAGAAAAGCAGCTGCTGAACATTGAAAGCCTTGAGCAGGCGGCCCTGCTGGTGACGGTTTCCATCCCCGCTGGCGCGCCCGAAAAGGCCGTGCTCAACCTTACGGGGCCCATTGTCATCAATTATGAGGCGCGCATGGGCTTGCAGGTTCCACAATGTGCCGATGGGCCGCAGCAGGTAAACATGCATACGCTTCAGCCGGTAGAAGGCGAAGGGCTGGGGGGTGGGCCTGCCTCTGGTGAGGCTGCGCCGCAAAAATAATTTTTATTTGTCAGTTTAGGCAATGAACCCGGCTTGTTATGAGGCCGGGTTCATTTTTTTTGATCGCCAGAAGAACCGGATGCTGCACAGCTCCAGACTGGTTGTGTACCTAATTGCATAGCTAACAATTTGTTATTGCAGTAAATATTCTGTTGAATAGTGGCAGGCCACATGCTAACTATTTTTTCGGTGGTGAAATAAATAACTTGCATAACAGGAATTGTGGTGCTAGATTGAGCGCACAAACAGTGGATAATTCCCCTGGATAAAAAGAAATTTTATGAGAACAACGTTCTCATAGTGTAAAAATTACAGACGGCAACCCTCGGCAAACGCACAGCCCCTTCTGTGTATCCGCTGCCCCTTTAGCGGAGCTGTTTGCCTGCCTCTGCGTCCGCGCCGTTCTTCCACGCCTGGCTGGAACGGCCATAAGGACAATGTTGGCCCGGCGGCATACCACAGATGCCGCCGGGCCAAGTATTTATTCTGTCCTTCAGCAGCTCGTCATCAGTCTGGCAGCTACGTGCAAACGTTGGCTCATGCCAGCTGCGTCATGCTTTCTTTTCTGTTAATTCCATGTTTTTTGCCCTGCCACGGTGCGGATGCGCGTGTTGCCTTTTGGCCTTGTGGCAGGTATGGGCAATGCTGGCGGGGGCTTCCGTTTTTTTGTATTAAAGTGGCCAGCAGTGCCTTGCTGCGCGGCAAAAAGGATATGCAGGCCGATGATTAAGACATTTGCGCTCTTTGTTGCTACGGCACTGGCTGAGATTACAGGGTGTTATCTGCCGTGGCTTTGGCTGCGCAGAGGGGGATCGGCATGGCTGCTTGTTCCCGCCTGTCTGAGCCTGGCTCTTTTTGCGTGGTTGCTTACCCTGCATCCGGCGGCAAGCGGCAGGGTGTACGCGGCCTACGGCTGCGTGTACGTGGTTACTGCCCTGCTTTGGCTACGGATTGTGGACGGCGTTGCTCTGGCAAACACCGACATTCTGGGCGGACTGGTGGCACTTGCAGGAATGGGAATAATCGTGTGGGGGTGGGGAAATCCGGTTTGATTCCATTCTTGCACACCAGAAGAACAAAAAAAGCCGGGATAAACCCGGCTTTTTTATATTTGTCTGCAGATGCGGTCTGTCTGAAAATTCTAGTCAATGCCCATGGCTTTGCTGATTTTTTTGGCAGCCTTCTTTACTTTCTCCAGCGGGCTTTTTTCAGCCGCGGCCTCAAATTCGCGCAGCAGATCTTCCTGCTTGGAAGAAAGACGCGTGGGGGTGAGCACCTTGACCTCTACCAGCAGGTCGCCACGTGAACGGCGGCCAGGGTAGGGCATGCCTTCGCCCGTCATGCGCAGCAGGGTGCCGCTCTGGATGCCCTTGGGAATTTCAAGGGGCAGGTTGCCGTCGAGGCCGGGAACTTCGGCCCGGTGCCCCAGTGCCGCCTGCACAAAGTTGATTTCGAGCGTGTAGATGAGGTCCTGGCCCTGGCGCTGCCAGCGTTTGTCCTGCTCTACGGTAAGCACCACGTACAGGTCGCCCGCAGGGCCGCCGTGCACACCGGGTTCGCCCTCGCCGCGCACGCGCAGGCGGGTGCCGCTGTCCACACCGGCTGGCACACGCACTACCAGTTCGCGGGTGTCGGTGGTGATGCCCTCGCCCTTGCACTTGGGGCAGGGCTTGGTGATCACTCGGCCCGTGCCCTGACACGAAGGGCAGGGCATGGCAATCTGAAAGAATCCTTGCGAGCGGCGAACCTGACCAGAGCCATTGCACTGGCGGCAGGTTTCTGCCTTGCTGCCCGGAGCCGCGCCGCTGCCGTTGCATTCGGAACAGGTCACGTGCTTGGGCAGGGAAATGCTGATCTCGTCGCCCTTGGCTGCCTGGGCAAACGTGATGGTCAGGTTGTAGCGCAGGTCTGCCCCGGCCATGGGGCGGGGACCACGGGTGGCGGTGGAAAAGCCAAAAAGATCGCCGAAAATATCGCTGAAATGCGCAAAGATATCATCATTGCTGCCAAAACCACCAGCACCGCCCTGCACGCCTGCGCGGCCAAAGCGGTCGTAGCGCGCGCGTTTTTCGGGGTCGCGCAGCACATCGTAGGCCTCGGCGGCTTCCTTGAACTTCTGCTCGGCCTCGGCATTGTCGGGGTTGTGGTCGGGGTGATACTTTAAGGCCAGCTTACGGTAGGCCCGTTTAATTTCGTCGTCTTCGGCGCTGCGGCTTACGCCCAGCACTTCGTAGTAATCGAGCTCCATCGTAGTTCCGGTCACTGTGCGGCTTGTGCGCCTGTGTTAAAGGTTGTACATAAGCGCGGCGGCCTCCCTGGGGAAGCCGCCGCACGGACAGGCTGTGCCAGAGGGCTATTCCTCTGCGGCGGCCACTTCCTGGCCGGGCAGGGGGTTGTAAAGACTGACATCATCAGGCAGAACCTTTCCTGCGGCGATTTCGCGCAGGGCGGTCACGGCCTCTTTGTTGCGCGATTCCACCAGGGGTTCGTAGCCTTCGCGGTACTGATGCACGCGCTTGATAGCCATCTGCACCAGCAGAAAACGGTTGTCCACGCGTTCCTGGCAATCTTCAACGGTAATACGGGCCATGCTGCCTCCGTAATTAGCGGCTTAAACGCCGCATTCCGGGCCACCACAGGCAACCCGGTTGATAAATAATACCGCC from Desulfovibrio sp. includes the following:
- the dnaJ gene encoding molecular chaperone DnaJ; this encodes MELDYYEVLGVSRSAEDDEIKRAYRKLALKYHPDHNPDNAEAEQKFKEAAEAYDVLRDPEKRARYDRFGRAGVQGGAGGFGSNDDIFAHFSDIFGDLFGFSTATRGPRPMAGADLRYNLTITFAQAAKGDEISISLPKHVTCSECNGSGAAPGSKAETCRQCNGSGQVRRSQGFFQIAMPCPSCQGTGRVITKPCPKCKGEGITTDTRELVVRVPAGVDSGTRLRVRGEGEPGVHGGPAGDLYVVLTVEQDKRWQRQGQDLIYTLEINFVQAALGHRAEVPGLDGNLPLEIPKGIQSGTLLRMTGEGMPYPGRRSRGDLLVEVKVLTPTRLSSKQEDLLREFEAAAEKSPLEKVKKAAKKISKAMGID
- the rpoZ gene encoding DNA-directed RNA polymerase subunit omega, with product MARITVEDCQERVDNRFLLVQMAIKRVHQYREGYEPLVESRNKEAVTALREIAAGKVLPDDVSLYNPLPGQEVAAAEE